In a single window of the Manis pentadactyla isolate mManPen7 chromosome 15 unlocalized genomic scaffold, mManPen7.hap1 SUPER_15_unloc_1, whole genome shotgun sequence genome:
- the LOC118920339 gene encoding zinc finger protein 747-like isoform X5, with translation MAAPLYPPQLSERSPRLPLSYHQRRGPAAQTCGTAVSFDPSPYPLPAVSRSPGMGSPRLRVSVTFEDVTVSFSREEWGQLGQAQRTLYQEVMRETCWLLVSLDTTGGKLALPVCVRCPTVLEQGRGLRAALEMDIRFPNLS, from the exons ATGGCGGCGCCCTTATACCCGCCGCAATTGAGTGAACGGTCCCCGCGCCTCCCCCTCTCGTATCACCAGCGTCGCGGTCCCGCCGCCCAGACGTGCGGGACGGCGGTGTCCTTCGACCCTTCGCCTTACCCTCTCCCGGCCGTTTCTCGGAGCCCCGGGATGGGGTCACCTCGGCTCCGG GTGTCCGTGACCTTCGAGGATGTGACCGTGAGCTTTTCCCGGGAGGAGTGGGGGCAGCTGGGCCAAGCCCAGAGAACCCTGTACCAGGAGGTGATGCGGGAGACGTGCTGGCTCCTGGTGTCCCTGG ATACCACAGGGGGTAAACTGGCCCTGCCTGTTTGTGTCAGGTGTCCCACAGTCCTGGAGCAGGGTCGTGGGCTACGGGCCGCTCTCGAGATG GACATCCGGTTCCCAAACCTGAGCTGA
- the LOC118920180 gene encoding zinc finger and SCAN domain-containing protein 4-like yields the protein MDLDLTTSFLCKPSKDEPILENVDFKPSHGPVLQKAEISVFQNPQHSLFQNGSKSCARQELQRLYNSFHLWLQPEKHSKDEIIFQVVLEQFMVNRHYSDRSTLKEKWESSGRKLERFIEDLSDDWVKPPRLVHVHMQGQEALFSENMPLREVILHLSKQLSTGNPREDDMGTPSWPPQEASLETGPGDEDKENGGNISLKICQVNGSIASQGNETPSLLMIQGEHGPRPEEQAVSLKNPLSSTQAGPGTSRAQEWSLIGPSSQDVLMEAGPGFLPRPDQASPEPVPNNQGIEGNFTRGGHQEKFHGASKSYRCEECPRMFRCLSQLKAHQRRHSNERTSTCAKCGKGFFQTSDLRQHQRIHAGEKPFVCSTCERSFNHKTNLQAHERIHTGEKPYTCPLCRKSYRQSSTYHRHLRAHQKTAFRGVSSTPEASSATGPM from the exons ATGGATTTAGACCTCACAACCTCATTTCTATGCAAGCCATCCAAGGATGAacccatcttagagaatgtagaCTTTAAACCCAGCCATGGACCTGTTCTCCAAAAGGCAGAGATTTCTGTGTTCCAGAACCCTCAGCATAGCTTATTTCAAAATGGCAGTAAATCATGTGCAAGGCAGGAGCTGCAGAGACTCTATAACTCATTTCACTTGTGGCTGCAGCCAGAAAAACACAGCAAggatgaaattatttttcaagtgGTTCTGGAACAGTTTATGGTCAATAGGCACTACAGTGACAGGTCTActttgaaagagaaatgggaatcaAGTGGCAGAAAACTGGAGAGATTCATAGAGGACCTGAGTGATGACTGGGTGAAGCCACCTCGCTTA GTGCACGTACACATGCAGGGACAGGAAGCCCTCTTTTCTGAGAATATGCCCTTAAGAGAAGTCATTCTTCATCTATCCAAACAGTTGTCCACAGGAAACCCAAGAGAAGACGACATGGGGACACCCTCCTGGCCTCCCCAGGAGGCTTCCCTGGAAACAGGACCAG GAGACGAAGATAAGGAAAATGGTGGcaacatttctttgaaaatttgtCAAGTAAATGGCAGTATTGCGAGTCAGGGCAACGAAACGCCTTCCCTACTCATGATCCAGGGAGAGCACGGTCCTAGGCCTGAAGAGCAGGCTGTTTCTTTGAAGAATCCACTGAGCTCTACACAGGCAGGTCCAGGCACCTCCAGGGCCCAGGAATGGTCCCTGATAGGGCCTTCTTCTCAAGATGTCCTGATGGAGGCAGGACCAGGCTTTCTTCCCAGGCCAGACCAGGCCTCCCCTGAACCTGTTCCTAACAATCAGGGCATCGAGGGAAACTTCACACGTGGGGGACACCAAGAAAAATTCCATGGGGCCTCCAAATCATACAGATGTGAAGAGTGTCCCAGGATGTTTAGGTGTTTATCTCAGTTAAAAGCCCATCAGAGAAGACACAGTAATGAGAGGACATCTACTTGTGCCAAGTGTGGCAAAGGCTTCTTCCAGACGTCAGACCTACGCCAGCATCAGAGGATTCATGCCGGAGAGAAGCCTTTCGTGTGCAGCACATGTGAAAGGTCCTTCAACCACAAAACCAACCTCCAGGCTCACGAGAGAATCCACACGGGAGAGAAGCCCTACACGTGTCCCCTTTGCCGGAAAAGCTACCGCCAGTCATCCACCTACCACCGCCACCTGCGGGCTCACCAGAAAACCGCCTTCAGAGGTGTTTCTTCCACACCAGAAGCGTCCTCGGCTACAGGACCCATGTGA
- the LOC118920339 gene encoding zinc finger protein 783-like isoform X1, with the protein MAAPLYPPQLSERSPRLPLSYHQRRGPAAQTCGTAVSFDPSPYPLPAVSRSPGMGSPRLRVSVTFEDVTVSFSREEWGQLGQAQRTLYQEVMRETCWLLVSLDTTGGKLALPVCVRCPTVLEQGRGLRAALEMVSQAGSTWYLSSAPPEQQGQGKLPLCLVVITGFLRPGSQSLPVQESEGTQKCRSHRWCPKKPVFLPAQCGMLIVKRTSRVTA; encoded by the exons ATGGCGGCGCCCTTATACCCGCCGCAATTGAGTGAACGGTCCCCGCGCCTCCCCCTCTCGTATCACCAGCGTCGCGGTCCCGCCGCCCAGACGTGCGGGACGGCGGTGTCCTTCGACCCTTCGCCTTACCCTCTCCCGGCCGTTTCTCGGAGCCCCGGGATGGGGTCACCTCGGCTCCGG GTGTCCGTGACCTTCGAGGATGTGACCGTGAGCTTTTCCCGGGAGGAGTGGGGGCAGCTGGGCCAAGCCCAGAGAACCCTGTACCAGGAGGTGATGCGGGAGACGTGCTGGCTCCTGGTGTCCCTGG ATACCACAGGGGGTAAACTGGCCCTGCCTGTTTGTGTCAGGTGTCCCACAGTCCTGGAGCAGGGTCGTGGGCTACGGGCCGCTCTCGAGATGGTGAGTCAGGCAGGCTCCACATGGTATTTGTCATCGGCGCCCCCTGAACAGCAGGGTCAGGGAAAACTGCCCTTGTGTCTCGTCGTCATCACAGGATTCCTGAGGCCTGGGTCACAATCCTTGCCAGTGCAGGAGTCAGAAGGCACGCAGAAATGTCGGAGCCACAGGTGGTGCCCCAAAAAGCCCGTCTTTTTACCTGCTCAGTGTGGGATGCTGATCGTCAAGAGAACGTCTCGGGTCACTGCGTAG
- the LOC118920339 gene encoding uncharacterized protein LOC118920339 isoform X4: MAAPLYPPQLSERSPRLPLSYHQRRGPAAQTCGTAVSFDPSPYPLPAVSRSPGMGSPRLRVRNPGHPVPKPELTHLLERGQQLWPVRRDLLSRSTSPATGVPLSEPSGESQVVLSLPFRLPSQRVSTFGQHPHPNRLSQMPPPSPSSHSSLRCPRHQAP; the protein is encoded by the exons ATGGCGGCGCCCTTATACCCGCCGCAATTGAGTGAACGGTCCCCGCGCCTCCCCCTCTCGTATCACCAGCGTCGCGGTCCCGCCGCCCAGACGTGCGGGACGGCGGTGTCCTTCGACCCTTCGCCTTACCCTCTCCCGGCCGTTTCTCGGAGCCCCGGGATGGGGTCACCTCGGCTCCGGGTGCGGAATCCAG GACATCCGGTTCCCAAACCTGAGCTGACCCACCTGCTGGAGCGTGGGCAGCAGCTGTGGCCTGTGAGGAGGGACCTCCTCTCCCGAAGCACCTCCCCAG CCACAGGTGTGCCTCTGAGTGAGCCGTCTGGGGAGTCGCAGGtggtcctctccctgcccttcagGCTTCCCAGCCAGCGCGTGAGCACCTTtggccagcacccccaccccaaccgTCTGTCCCAGATGCCACCCCCGTCTCCTTCATCTCACAGCTCACTTCGCTGTCCGAGGCATCAAGCTCCTTGA
- the LOC118920339 gene encoding uncharacterized protein LOC118920339 isoform X2 yields the protein MAAPLYPPQLSERSPRLPLSYHQRRGPAAQTCGTAVSFDPSPYPLPAVSRSPGMGSPRLRVRNPGVRDLRGCDRELFPGGVGAAGPSPENPVPGGDAGDVLAPGVPGIPEAWVTILASAGVRRHAEMSEPQVVPQKARLFTCSVWDADRQENVSGHCVGFRAPSFWPVPLVAVGTASSSQPWVVCMSLLEL from the exons ATGGCGGCGCCCTTATACCCGCCGCAATTGAGTGAACGGTCCCCGCGCCTCCCCCTCTCGTATCACCAGCGTCGCGGTCCCGCCGCCCAGACGTGCGGGACGGCGGTGTCCTTCGACCCTTCGCCTTACCCTCTCCCGGCCGTTTCTCGGAGCCCCGGGATGGGGTCACCTCGGCTCCGGGTGCGGAATCCAG GTGTCCGTGACCTTCGAGGATGTGACCGTGAGCTTTTCCCGGGAGGAGTGGGGGCAGCTGGGCCAAGCCCAGAGAACCCTGTACCAGGAGGTGATGCGGGAGACGTGCTGGCTCCTGGTGTCCCTGG GATTCCTGAGGCCTGGGTCACAATCCTTGCCAGTGCAGGAGTCAGAAGGCACGCAGAAATGTCGGAGCCACAGGTGGTGCCCCAAAAAGCCCGTCTTTTTACCTGCTCAGTGTGGGATGCTGATCGTCAAGAGAACGTCTCGGGTCACTGCGTAGGGTTCCGTGCTCCTTCCTTTTGGCCAGTTCCTCTCGTCGCGGTGGGCACGGCCTCCAGCTCACAGCCCTGGGTAGTGTGCATGAGTTTGCTGGAACTTTAA
- the LOC118920339 gene encoding zinc finger protein 383-like isoform X3, which yields MAAPLYPPQLSERSPRLPLSYHQRRGPAAQTCGTAVSFDPSPYPLPAVSRSPGMGSPRLRVSVTFEDVTVSFSREEWGQLGQAQRTLYQEVMRETCWLLVSLGHPVPKPELTHLLERGQQLWPVRRDLLSRSTSPEQMACPCRGHCCHLVAPCSSAGLSGKSEPAACVTLRKWPTRS from the exons ATGGCGGCGCCCTTATACCCGCCGCAATTGAGTGAACGGTCCCCGCGCCTCCCCCTCTCGTATCACCAGCGTCGCGGTCCCGCCGCCCAGACGTGCGGGACGGCGGTGTCCTTCGACCCTTCGCCTTACCCTCTCCCGGCCGTTTCTCGGAGCCCCGGGATGGGGTCACCTCGGCTCCGG GTGTCCGTGACCTTCGAGGATGTGACCGTGAGCTTTTCCCGGGAGGAGTGGGGGCAGCTGGGCCAAGCCCAGAGAACCCTGTACCAGGAGGTGATGCGGGAGACGTGCTGGCTCCTGGTGTCCCTGG GACATCCGGTTCCCAAACCTGAGCTGACCCACCTGCTGGAGCGTGGGCAGCAGCTGTGGCCTGTGAGGAGGGACCTCCTCTCCCGAAGCACCTCCCCAG AACAGATGGCCTGTCCGTGTCGGGGCCATTGCTGTCACCTGGTCGCCCCATGCAGCAGTGCAGGGCTCTCCGGGAAGTCGGAGCCAGCCGCCTGTGTGACACTGAGGAAGTGGCCCACACGATCGTGA